Proteins encoded by one window of Pseudonocardia sp. HH130629-09:
- a CDS encoding HNH endonuclease signature motif containing protein translates to MDGTWQTGDEELLLAVAAVQERINRESHALVALVAEIAIRGLAEARGFRHTADLLRTVQNVSLSTARARVDATRKLSPLFLITREQVDAELPELAAAFAEGAVTPEHVRVIVRVLAALPPHLDEHRPALEADLVHHSRGLDPDAVEKLGRRAIAMLDPDGPRPQEPTPSRNRLTLRPHGAGFEARGWLDIESAALLRTALSPLSAPAPADGPAGAGRDERSTAERMGDGLAELARRMLATDGLGIENGQPVALTVTVPLETLTTATGTALLGFGAGGLAAPVPAQDALRLACDAKVVPVVLAGTGEPLAVGREHRLATRAQRRALAQRDGGCAFPGCEAPPQWCVAHHVVHWASGGATDLDNLVLLCAHHHRMIHTGDWLVVLTSGFPVFHPPPWIPGGPRRNLLHRPDLLGGDDRYPHGDDPPVPLEDLAGAGAGRGPVS, encoded by the coding sequence GTGGACGGAACCTGGCAGACCGGCGACGAGGAGCTTCTCCTCGCGGTCGCGGCCGTCCAGGAGCGGATCAACCGCGAGTCCCACGCCCTGGTGGCGCTGGTCGCGGAGATCGCGATCCGGGGCCTGGCCGAGGCACGGGGTTTCCGCCACACCGCGGACCTGCTGCGCACGGTGCAGAACGTGTCGCTGTCGACCGCCCGCGCCCGCGTCGACGCCACCCGGAAGCTCTCGCCGCTGTTCCTGATCACCCGTGAGCAGGTCGACGCCGAGCTCCCCGAACTGGCCGCGGCGTTCGCCGAGGGCGCAGTGACGCCCGAGCACGTCCGCGTGATCGTCCGGGTGCTGGCTGCGCTCCCGCCGCACCTCGACGAACATCGGCCTGCGCTGGAGGCGGACCTGGTCCACCACTCCCGCGGCCTGGACCCCGACGCGGTGGAGAAGCTGGGCCGGCGCGCGATCGCGATGCTCGACCCGGACGGGCCCCGTCCCCAGGAGCCCACGCCGTCGCGCAACCGGCTCACGCTGCGCCCGCACGGTGCGGGGTTCGAGGCGCGGGGCTGGCTGGACATCGAGTCCGCGGCGCTGCTGCGGACCGCCCTGTCGCCGCTTTCCGCCCCGGCCCCTGCCGACGGGCCGGCCGGAGCGGGGCGCGACGAGCGATCGACGGCCGAGCGCATGGGCGACGGGCTGGCCGAACTGGCCCGCCGCATGCTCGCGACCGACGGACTCGGGATCGAGAACGGGCAGCCGGTCGCGCTCACCGTGACCGTGCCGCTGGAGACCCTGACCACGGCCACCGGGACGGCGCTGCTCGGGTTCGGTGCGGGCGGACTGGCCGCGCCGGTCCCCGCGCAGGACGCACTGCGGCTGGCCTGCGACGCGAAGGTGGTGCCGGTGGTGCTCGCGGGCACGGGGGAGCCGTTGGCGGTCGGGCGCGAACACCGGCTCGCGACCCGGGCACAGCGCCGGGCACTGGCCCAACGCGACGGCGGGTGCGCCTTCCCCGGCTGCGAGGCCCCACCCCAGTGGTGCGTGGCCCACCACGTCGTGCACTGGGCCTCGGGCGGAGCCACCGACCTGGACAATCTGGTGCTGCTGTGCGCGCACCACCACCGCATGATCCACACGGGGGACTGGTTGGTGGTGCTCACCAGCGGGTTCCCGGTGTTCCACCCGCCGCCCTGGATACCGGGCGGCCCGCGCCGCAACCTCCTGCACCGTCCCGACCTGCTCGGCGGCGACGATCGTTACCCGCACGGCGACGACCCACCGGTGCCGCTCGAGGATCTCGCCGGCGCCGGTGCCGGCCGCGGGCCGGTGTCGTGA
- the rfbC gene encoding dTDP-4-dehydrorhamnose 3,5-epimerase — protein MDIHPTPLPGSALIDLRRLEDDRGFFARSFCEQEFTDAGLDPTITQCNLSYNHEAGTLRGFHYQLEPNAEVKVIRCVRGAIYDVIVDLRPDSDTYLQWFGAELSQDNYRAMYVPRNFAHGYLTLTPDATTIYQVSTPYTPGAERGLRWNDPALDVAWPHSVDHVSDKDANWPLLADNADFPSVATGAAGR, from the coding sequence ATGGACATCCATCCGACCCCGCTCCCCGGATCGGCTCTCATCGACCTGAGGCGACTCGAGGACGACCGTGGCTTCTTCGCGCGTTCCTTCTGCGAGCAGGAGTTCACCGACGCCGGGCTCGACCCGACGATCACCCAGTGCAACCTCTCGTACAACCACGAGGCGGGCACCCTGCGCGGCTTCCACTACCAGCTGGAGCCCAACGCCGAGGTCAAGGTCATCCGCTGCGTCCGCGGCGCGATCTACGACGTGATCGTGGACCTGCGCCCCGATTCCGACACCTATCTGCAGTGGTTCGGCGCCGAGCTGTCCCAGGACAACTACCGGGCGATGTACGTGCCGCGGAACTTCGCGCACGGCTACCTCACCCTCACCCCGGACGCGACGACGATCTACCAGGTCTCGACGCCCTACACCCCCGGTGCGGAGCGCGGCCTGCGCTGGAACGACCCGGCGCTCGACGTCGCGTGGCCGCACTCGGTCGACCACGTCTCGGACAAGGACGCGAACTGGCCCCTGCTGGCCGACAACGCCGACTTCCCGTCGGTCGCCACCGGGGCGGCGGGCCGCTGA
- a CDS encoding NAD(P)H-dependent oxidoreductase — MLILDTALAKRAAENRPIRVGLVGAGFMGRGLVNQIVNSTPGMDVVAIANRTVATGVRAYTEAGLEPVEVSSTAQVEAMIAKGVPAVLGDAFALLAAENIDVLVDVTGAVEFGARVTVAAIERGLPVVTMNAELDGTVGPLLAHRARAAGVVLTGADGDQPGVQANLLRFVKGIGVTPLVAGNIKGLQDEYRTPTTQQAFAQKWGQDPYMVTSFADGTKVSFEQAIVANAFGFTVGKRGMYGRDHAGHVDELTQAYDVDELRELGGVVDYVVGAKPGPGIYVLGTHDDPKQRHYLNLYKLGEGPLYSFYTPYHLCHFEVPNTIVRAVDFADAALSPPAGQRVDVVATAKQDLRAGHTLDGLGGYDTYGVAEASPVARSERLLPMGVAEGCTLNRDVARDAVLTYDDVTLPPGRLVDALREEQEKLFA, encoded by the coding sequence ATGCTGATCCTCGACACCGCGCTCGCCAAGCGTGCCGCAGAGAACCGGCCCATCCGGGTCGGCCTGGTCGGCGCGGGGTTCATGGGCCGTGGCCTGGTCAACCAGATCGTGAACTCCACCCCCGGGATGGACGTCGTCGCGATCGCCAACCGCACCGTCGCCACCGGGGTGCGTGCCTACACCGAGGCCGGGCTGGAGCCGGTCGAGGTGTCGAGCACCGCGCAGGTCGAGGCGATGATCGCGAAGGGCGTCCCGGCGGTGCTGGGCGACGCGTTCGCGCTGCTCGCGGCGGAGAACATCGACGTGCTCGTCGACGTCACCGGCGCGGTCGAGTTCGGCGCGCGGGTCACCGTCGCCGCCATCGAGCGCGGGCTGCCCGTCGTCACGATGAACGCCGAGCTCGACGGCACCGTCGGCCCGCTGCTCGCGCACCGCGCCCGCGCCGCCGGGGTCGTCCTGACCGGCGCCGACGGCGACCAGCCCGGCGTCCAGGCCAACCTGCTGCGCTTTGTGAAGGGCATCGGGGTCACCCCGCTCGTCGCCGGCAACATCAAGGGCCTGCAGGACGAGTACCGCACCCCCACCACGCAGCAGGCGTTCGCCCAGAAGTGGGGACAGGACCCCTACATGGTCACCAGCTTCGCCGACGGCACCAAGGTGTCGTTCGAGCAGGCGATCGTGGCCAACGCGTTCGGCTTCACCGTCGGGAAGCGCGGCATGTACGGGCGCGACCACGCCGGGCACGTCGACGAGCTGACGCAGGCCTACGACGTCGACGAGCTGCGCGAGCTCGGCGGGGTCGTGGACTACGTGGTCGGCGCCAAGCCGGGCCCCGGCATCTACGTTCTCGGCACCCACGACGACCCGAAGCAGCGCCACTACCTGAACCTGTACAAGCTCGGCGAGGGCCCGCTGTACAGCTTCTACACGCCCTACCACCTGTGCCACTTCGAGGTCCCGAACACGATCGTGCGGGCCGTGGACTTCGCCGACGCCGCGCTGAGCCCGCCCGCCGGGCAGCGGGTCGACGTCGTCGCCACCGCCAAGCAGGACCTGCGGGCCGGGCACACCCTCGACGGGCTGGGCGGCTACGACACCTACGGCGTCGCCGAGGCCTCCCCGGTCGCGCGGTCGGAGCGGCTGCTCCCGATGGGGGTGGCGGAGGGGTGCACGCTCAACCGCGACGTCGCCAGGGACGCCGTACTCACCTACGACGACGTGACCCTGCCCCCGGGCCGGCTCGTCGACGCGCTGCGCGAGGAGCAGGAGAAGCTCTTCGCCTGA
- a CDS encoding exopolysaccharide biosynthesis polyprenyl glycosylphosphotransferase, with protein MGLLLAGAMAVQQSWTPASTSPDRSGSCCSPPCSPWSCAPWCVVVFACHTVDDAAVLDAAIEARRDGLDVLLLPWLSELVHDHSGVERLRSIPLLRLPADPMNRLSWRLERLADIVVSASALVLTSPLLLAVAVAVLVESGRPVIFRQERIGLGNKPFTVLKFRSMRPVDEREQQTQWSIASDSRVGPVGRFIRRTSFDELPQLWNILRGDMSLVGPRPERPSFVERFATEHERHTARHRVPVGLTGLAQISGLRGDTSIADRVRHDNYYIANWSLWLDAQIVVRTARELVRRGRH; from the coding sequence ATGGGCCTCCTGCTGGCCGGGGCGATGGCCGTGCAGCAGAGCTGGACACCCGCATCGACGTCGCCGGACCGGTCCGGGTCGTGCTGCTCGCCACCCTGCTCGCCCTGGTCCTGCGCGCCGTGGTGCGTCGTCGTGTTCGCCTGCCACACCGTCGACGACGCCGCCGTCCTCGACGCCGCGATCGAGGCCCGTCGCGACGGACTCGACGTCCTGCTCCTCCCCTGGCTCTCGGAGCTGGTGCACGACCACTCCGGCGTCGAACGGCTGCGCAGCATCCCGCTGCTCCGGCTGCCCGCGGACCCGATGAACCGGCTCTCCTGGCGGCTCGAGCGCCTCGCCGACATCGTGGTGTCCGCATCGGCGCTGGTGCTGACCTCGCCACTGCTGCTGGCGGTCGCGGTCGCGGTGCTCGTCGAGAGCGGGCGGCCGGTCATCTTCCGCCAGGAACGCATCGGGCTGGGCAACAAGCCCTTCACCGTCCTCAAGTTCCGCAGCATGCGGCCGGTCGACGAGCGCGAGCAGCAGACACAGTGGTCCATCGCGAGCGACTCCCGGGTCGGCCCGGTCGGCAGGTTCATCCGCCGCACCTCGTTCGACGAGCTGCCCCAGCTCTGGAACATCCTGCGCGGCGACATGAGCCTGGTCGGTCCGCGTCCGGAGCGGCCGTCGTTCGTCGAGCGCTTCGCCACCGAGCACGAGCGCCACACCGCCCGCCACCGCGTCCCGGTCGGACTCACCGGGCTCGCCCAGATCTCCGGGCTGCGCGGTGACACCTCGATCGCCGACCGGGTCCGGCACGACAACTACTACATCGCGAACTGGTCGCTGTGGCTCGACGCCCAGATCGTCGTGCGCACGGCGCGGGAGCTGGTCCGGCGCGGCCGGCACTGA
- a CDS encoding acyltransferase family protein, with protein MIAAPSRVPALDGPRGVASLVVVVNHCLMTDPTLAAVAAGTGRAAPGTLAWWLAYTPLHLVWAGTEAVLLFFVLSGFVLTGSATRDGFGWGSYYAQRLPRLYRARALQIVGALLLVVAALCRPPVLRVLERPWVQWLGSRSFSLYLTHDAVVISTVLLFGGRPPVWLTMLDAVPVALVVAEVFFRGAERPAHRLARRIGRRVEGAAQVRPVA; from the coding sequence GTGATCGCTGCCCCGTCCCGTGTGCCGGCCCTCGACGGCCCGCGCGGCGTCGCCTCCCTGGTCGTCGTGGTGAACCACTGCCTGATGACCGACCCGACGCTGGCCGCGGTGGCGGCCGGAACGGGCCGCGCGGCACCGGGAACGCTCGCCTGGTGGCTGGCCTACACCCCACTGCACCTGGTGTGGGCGGGCACCGAGGCGGTGCTGCTGTTCTTCGTGCTGAGCGGCTTCGTGCTCACCGGATCGGCGACCCGGGACGGGTTCGGGTGGGGCTCCTACTACGCACAGCGGCTGCCCCGCCTGTACCGGGCCCGGGCGCTGCAGATCGTGGGTGCGCTGCTGCTGGTGGTCGCGGCACTGTGCCGGCCTCCGGTGCTCCGCGTCCTGGAGCGGCCGTGGGTGCAGTGGCTGGGCAGCCGGTCGTTCAGCCTGTACCTGACCCACGACGCCGTGGTGATCTCGACGGTGCTGTTGTTCGGCGGCCGGCCGCCGGTGTGGCTGACGATGCTGGACGCCGTCCCGGTCGCGTTGGTCGTGGCAGAGGTGTTCTTCCGGGGCGCGGAGCGCCCGGCGCACCGGCTGGCCCGCAGGATCGGTCGTCGTGTCGAGGGAGCGGCGCAGGTCCGGCCGGTGGCCTGA
- the rfbB gene encoding dTDP-glucose 4,6-dehydratase: MRIAVTGGAGFIGSCFVREVLGGEHPELAGAEVRVLDAFTYAGRIENLAPVADDPRLTVERGDIRDPRRVAEVLDGGADLLVHFAAETHVDRSITGAADFVTTNVLGTQVLLQAALDAGVGRFLHVSTDEVYGSIESGSWPETHPLEPNSPYSAAKAGSDLLARSYHRTHGLDVVITRCSNNYGPYQFPEKVIPLFTTRLLDGGTVPLYGDGLNVRDWLHVSDHCRGIALAATAGRAGEVYNIGGGTELTNLDLTRALLAAVGVGEDRIERVADRKGHDRRYAVDWSKIRDELGYAPRVPFDEGLAATVAWYRDHRSWWA, translated from the coding sequence GTGCGCATCGCGGTGACCGGGGGGGCCGGGTTCATCGGGTCCTGTTTCGTCCGGGAGGTGCTGGGCGGGGAGCATCCCGAGCTGGCCGGGGCCGAGGTCCGGGTGCTCGACGCGTTCACCTACGCCGGCCGGATCGAGAACCTCGCCCCCGTCGCCGACGACCCGCGGCTCACGGTCGAGCGGGGCGACATCCGTGACCCGCGCCGCGTCGCGGAGGTGCTCGACGGCGGCGCCGACCTGCTCGTGCACTTCGCCGCCGAGACCCACGTCGACCGCTCCATCACCGGCGCGGCGGACTTCGTGACGACCAACGTCCTCGGCACCCAGGTGCTGCTGCAGGCGGCGCTGGACGCGGGCGTCGGCCGGTTCCTGCACGTCTCCACCGACGAGGTGTACGGCTCGATCGAGTCGGGCTCCTGGCCCGAGACCCACCCGCTGGAGCCGAACTCGCCCTACAGCGCCGCGAAGGCGGGCAGTGACCTGCTGGCACGCAGCTACCACCGCACGCACGGCCTCGATGTGGTGATCACCCGCTGCTCGAACAACTACGGGCCGTACCAGTTCCCGGAGAAGGTGATCCCGCTGTTCACCACACGGCTGCTCGACGGCGGCACCGTCCCGCTCTACGGCGACGGCCTCAACGTCCGCGACTGGCTGCACGTCTCCGACCACTGTCGCGGCATCGCCCTGGCCGCCACGGCGGGCCGCGCCGGAGAGGTCTACAACATCGGCGGCGGGACCGAGCTGACCAACCTGGACCTGACGCGCGCGCTGCTCGCGGCCGTCGGTGTGGGGGAGGACCGCATCGAACGGGTGGCCGACCGCAAGGGACACGACCGCCGGTACGCGGTGGACTGGTCGAAGATCCGCGACGAACTCGGCTACGCCCCCCGGGTGCCCTTCGACGAGGGCCTGGCCGCGACGGTGGCCTGGTACCGCGACCACCGGAGCTGGTGGGCATGA
- a CDS encoding GPP34 family phosphoprotein produces the protein MRTLLLAEELLLLGLDRPTGRISDRFDARVLPVALVRDLVDAGALHLDAGPAGAGEPADTVTPSGGEPEHPALAAALAAVTHDGTDSGSRTVTAAAVHLARTPAGSAGGAVGQLVADGVLGAQEYRRFGLFRRVHLTEQDPEPARALRTRLASALVTDSPPGDRDGLLLVLLSHSDLAADVLPPEIDAGTREQAARRAALLAEGAARDPFVRAYFAVRSGWAGN, from the coding sequence GTGAGGACGCTGCTGCTGGCCGAGGAACTGCTGCTGCTCGGGCTGGATCGGCCGACCGGCCGGATCAGCGACCGGTTCGACGCCCGGGTGCTGCCGGTGGCGCTGGTGCGCGACCTCGTCGACGCCGGTGCGCTGCACCTCGACGCCGGTCCCGCGGGTGCCGGGGAGCCTGCCGACACCGTGACGCCCTCGGGCGGGGAGCCCGAGCACCCGGCCCTGGCCGCGGCGCTCGCCGCGGTGACCCACGACGGCACCGACTCGGGCTCGCGGACGGTCACCGCGGCCGCGGTGCACCTGGCGCGGACCCCGGCCGGGAGCGCGGGCGGCGCCGTCGGGCAGCTGGTGGCCGACGGGGTCCTCGGCGCGCAGGAGTACCGGCGGTTCGGCCTGTTCCGCCGGGTGCACCTGACCGAGCAGGACCCGGAGCCCGCCCGTGCGCTGCGGACCCGGCTCGCGTCGGCGCTGGTGACCGACAGCCCTCCCGGCGACCGCGACGGGCTGCTGCTCGTGCTGCTGTCGCACAGCGACCTCGCCGCGGACGTGCTGCCGCCGGAGATCGACGCCGGGACGCGGGAGCAGGCGGCGCGGCGGGCGGCGTTGCTGGCCGAGGGCGCCGCGCGGGACCCGTTCGTCCGGGCCTACTTCGCGGTGCGGTCCGGCTGGGCCGGCAACTGA
- the rfbD gene encoding dTDP-4-dehydrorhamnose reductase, with product MHACVLGANGQLGRALVAARPDAVALDRAALDIGDSDAVAAHDFTGVDVVFNAAAYTAVDRAETEPAGAWRANAAGPAHLAAAAREHGFLLVHVSTEYVFDGTAPGPVPEDAPLSPLGVYGASKAAGELAVRAALPDRHVIVRTSWVVGDGGDFVATMARLARDGVRPAVVDDQVGRPTFAPDLATALLVLAGSGQHGTFHATGDGEPVSWYQLAREVFARCGRDPGDVRPVSSSEYAADKPHVARRPANSVLDLSRATRAGVAMPAWRDGLDQVLARAPR from the coding sequence GTGCACGCGTGTGTGCTGGGGGCGAACGGGCAGCTCGGGCGGGCGCTGGTCGCCGCCCGGCCCGATGCGGTGGCACTCGACCGTGCGGCGCTGGACATCGGCGACTCCGACGCCGTCGCCGCGCACGACTTCACCGGCGTCGACGTGGTGTTCAACGCGGCCGCCTACACCGCCGTCGACCGCGCCGAGACCGAGCCGGCCGGCGCGTGGCGGGCCAACGCGGCGGGCCCCGCGCACCTCGCCGCGGCGGCCCGGGAGCACGGCTTCCTGCTGGTCCACGTCTCCACCGAGTACGTCTTCGACGGCACCGCGCCCGGCCCGGTGCCGGAGGACGCCCCGCTGTCCCCGCTCGGGGTGTACGGCGCGTCGAAGGCCGCCGGGGAGCTGGCGGTGCGGGCGGCGCTGCCGGATCGGCACGTGATCGTGCGCACCAGCTGGGTCGTCGGCGACGGCGGCGACTTCGTCGCGACCATGGCGCGGCTGGCCCGCGACGGGGTCCGCCCCGCCGTCGTCGACGACCAGGTGGGGCGGCCGACGTTCGCGCCGGACCTGGCCACGGCGCTGCTCGTGCTGGCCGGGTCCGGGCAGCACGGCACGTTCCACGCCACCGGCGACGGCGAGCCGGTCAGCTGGTACCAGCTGGCCCGCGAGGTGTTCGCCCGCTGCGGCCGCGACCCCGGCGACGTCCGCCCGGTGTCGAGCAGCGAGTACGCCGCGGACAAGCCGCACGTGGCCCGCCGCCCGGCGAACTCGGTGCTCGACCTCTCCCGCGCGACCCGGGCCGGTGTCGCGATGCCCGCCTGGCGCGACGGGCTGGACCAGGTCCTCGCCCGGGCCCCGCGGTGA
- a CDS encoding dTDP-4-dehydrorhamnose 3,5-epimerase family protein has product MKATPLSIDGAWLFEATTFADHRGSFTAPFQGPAFRDALGFDLTVAQTNQSVSTRGVVRGVHYADVPPGQAKYLYVAAGAVRDVVVDLRVGSPTFGRFEAVELDAASPRTLYLSEGLGHAFQALADTTVVGYLCSTSYTPAAEHGISPLDPVLALPWLEGVEPVLSEKDRAAPTLEEALAAGALPTWEDCRARLAQMRG; this is encoded by the coding sequence ATGAAGGCCACACCGCTGTCGATCGACGGGGCCTGGCTGTTCGAGGCGACCACGTTCGCCGACCACCGCGGCTCGTTCACCGCGCCCTTCCAGGGCCCGGCATTCCGCGACGCGCTCGGGTTCGACCTGACCGTCGCCCAGACCAACCAGTCGGTGTCGACGCGCGGGGTCGTCCGCGGCGTGCACTACGCCGACGTGCCCCCCGGCCAGGCCAAGTACCTCTACGTGGCCGCCGGTGCGGTCCGCGACGTCGTCGTGGACCTGCGCGTCGGGTCGCCGACGTTCGGGCGGTTCGAGGCCGTCGAGCTCGACGCCGCCTCCCCGCGGACGCTCTACCTGTCCGAGGGGCTCGGGCACGCCTTCCAGGCGCTCGCCGACACCACCGTCGTCGGGTACCTGTGCTCGACGTCGTACACGCCGGCGGCCGAGCACGGGATCAGCCCGCTGGACCCGGTGCTCGCGTTGCCCTGGCTCGAGGGGGTCGAGCCGGTGCTGTCCGAGAAGGACCGCGCCGCGCCCACCCTGGAGGAGGCACTCGCCGCGGGCGCCCTGCCCACCTGGGAGGACTGCCGCGCCCGCCTGGCGCAGATGCGCGGCTAG
- the rfbA gene encoding glucose-1-phosphate thymidylyltransferase RfbA, with the protein MKGIVLAGGTGSRLFPLTAAVSKQLLPVYDKPMIYHPLTTLMLAGIREILLISTPHDLPGFRRLLGDGSRLGLEITYAAQEHPNGLAEAFVVGADHVRGGPSALVLGDNIFHGAGFGDLLRRRAAEVTSGDTGCVLFGYPVRDPQRYGVGEAAHDGTLLSIEEKPEHPRSDRAITGLYFYDDRVVDIAARITPSARGELEITDVNRAYLEQGRARLQDLGRGFAWLDTGTHESLMEAGQYVRVLENRQGIRIACVEEVALRMGFIDADACHALGARQAGSGYGEYVMAVADQFRS; encoded by the coding sequence GTGAAGGGCATCGTGCTGGCCGGCGGCACCGGGAGCCGGCTGTTCCCGCTGACCGCGGCGGTGTCCAAGCAGCTGCTGCCGGTCTACGACAAGCCGATGATCTACCACCCGCTGACCACGCTGATGCTGGCCGGGATCCGGGAAATCCTGCTCATCTCCACCCCGCACGACCTGCCCGGCTTCCGGCGTCTGCTCGGCGACGGCAGCCGGCTCGGCCTCGAGATCACCTACGCCGCCCAGGAGCACCCCAACGGCCTGGCCGAGGCGTTCGTCGTCGGCGCCGACCACGTCCGCGGCGGGCCGTCGGCGCTGGTGCTGGGCGACAACATCTTCCACGGTGCCGGGTTCGGCGACCTGCTGCGCCGCCGCGCCGCCGAGGTCACCTCCGGCGACACCGGCTGCGTGCTGTTCGGCTACCCCGTCCGCGACCCGCAGCGCTACGGCGTCGGTGAGGCCGCCCACGACGGCACCCTGCTCTCGATCGAGGAGAAGCCCGAGCACCCCCGCTCGGACCGCGCGATCACCGGCCTCTACTTCTACGACGACCGCGTCGTCGACATCGCCGCGCGCATCACCCCGTCGGCCCGCGGCGAGCTCGAGATCACCGACGTCAACCGCGCCTACCTCGAACAGGGCCGTGCCCGCCTGCAGGACCTCGGACGCGGCTTCGCCTGGCTCGACACCGGCACCCACGAGTCGCTGATGGAGGCCGGCCAGTACGTCCGCGTCCTGGAGAACCGCCAGGGCATCCGGATCGCCTGCGTCGAGGAGGTCGCCCTGCGGATGGGCTTCATCGACGCCGACGCCTGCCACGCCCTGGGGGCACGGCAGGCGGGCTCGGGCTACGGCGAGTACGTCATGGCCGTCGCGGATCAGTTCAGGTCGTAG
- a CDS encoding DUF4232 domain-containing protein, with product MTTHRAPLLIGLLSAGLLVAGCGGAAEPANQAPAALSSPPTTAAQQPTGEAGQVARCTSQSLEASVGTTLGNDQKDTTIVWRNTSAAPCTMTGFGGVDLRGPDDPQWGPSYSLPRAAEEPTTLVVKPGGTAHTVITWLPGDNWTPTEIVVTAPDETTSTTLTWDQGPVLRQDGATRPGTYIHPVAPGSV from the coding sequence ATGACCACTCACCGCGCACCACTGCTGATCGGACTGCTGTCGGCCGGCCTGCTCGTCGCCGGGTGCGGCGGCGCGGCCGAGCCAGCGAACCAGGCGCCGGCGGCGCTGTCGTCCCCGCCCACCACCGCGGCGCAGCAGCCCACCGGGGAAGCCGGTCAGGTCGCCCGCTGCACCAGCCAGAGCCTCGAGGCGTCGGTCGGCACCACCCTCGGCAACGACCAGAAGGACACGACCATCGTCTGGCGCAACACCTCGGCCGCGCCCTGCACCATGACCGGCTTCGGCGGCGTCGACCTGCGCGGACCGGACGACCCGCAGTGGGGGCCGTCCTACTCGCTGCCGCGCGCGGCGGAGGAGCCGACCACGCTCGTCGTGAAGCCGGGCGGCACCGCGCACACCGTCATCACCTGGCTGCCCGGGGACAACTGGACGCCGACCGAGATCGTCGTGACCGCGCCGGACGAGACCACGTCGACGACGCTGACGTGGGACCAGGGGCCGGTGCTCCGCCAGGACGGTGCGACCCGCCCCGGCACCTACATCCACCCGGTGGCGCCCGGCTCGGTGTGA